The following coding sequences are from one Nonlabens arenilitoris window:
- a CDS encoding ankyrin repeat domain-containing protein: MKKAIFIVALCLGTLASAQTLSMDLTKALKNDDTAAISNLVTDSNKDTCFEVGKSTSSLAQLAVQMDSADILEFLINEKNINVNSTCSNMTLLMTAAQMGRPHLVSILLQAGADKSIKLEGKTALDYATGNNAAAIQKLLK, translated from the coding sequence ATGAAAAAAGCAATATTTATAGTGGCATTATGTTTAGGAACTCTAGCAAGTGCACAAACATTGAGCATGGATCTTACAAAAGCTCTTAAGAACGACGATACAGCCGCGATTAGTAATTTAGTTACAGACAGTAATAAAGACACTTGTTTTGAAGTAGGTAAGTCGACTTCTTCTCTTGCTCAATTAGCTGTTCAAATGGACAGTGCAGATATTCTAGAGTTTTTAATTAATGAAAAGAACATCAACGTTAATAGCACTTGTAGCAATATGACACTATTAATGACAGCTGCTCAAATGGGACGTCCTCATTTAGTATCCATATTATTACAAGCCGGTGCAGATAAATCAATCAAATTAGAAGGAAAGACAGCACTGGATTATGCTACAGGAAACAATGCGGCAGCTATTCAAAAGCTTTTGAAATAA
- a CDS encoding F0F1 ATP synthase subunit epsilon: MILEIVTPEQTLFSGTVESVSVPGISGQFQMLDNHAPVVSLLVKGAVKIFGKVELDETVASLFTKEDGTTNFHITGGVIEMKDNKAIVLAD; encoded by the coding sequence ATGATTTTAGAAATAGTAACACCAGAGCAAACTCTTTTTAGCGGTACTGTAGAATCTGTATCGGTTCCTGGTATAAGTGGACAATTCCAAATGCTGGATAATCACGCACCTGTTGTTTCATTGTTAGTAAAAGGAGCTGTAAAGATTTTTGGCAAAGTAGAATTAGATGAGACAGTTGCATCTTTATTTACCAAAGAAGATGGAACTACTAATTTTCACATCACTGGTGGAGTTATAGAAATGAAAGATAATAAAGCAATCGTATTAGCTGACTAA
- a CDS encoding aminotransferase class I/II-fold pyridoxal phosphate-dependent enzyme, which produces MLPDKLIRKLGMRHFSGNMRRLKSHNNLIDFASNDYLGFSKIPIVQESTLPHGATGSRLLSGHSKAFDTLEKRVARFHKSENALIFNSGYDANLGLISSVAQRGDLILYDELVHASIRDGIQLSMARSLKFRHNDIDHLKILLDKFGKGEQQEVYVITESVFSMDGDQAPLVELTQLTARMNNAYLIVDEAHALGVVGHNGEGLVQYLGLENQVFARVVTYGKALGCHGASILGSNDLVQYLINFCRPFIYTTALAPHALRAINAGYEHLENQHDHINKLQILIQVFNKLVVQNGLRLRFRESETAIQVCIIPGNKNVRKMAGQLQHKGYDVRAILSPTVPEGQERLRLCLHSYNTIDDCEFVLQTIAKSLKKK; this is translated from the coding sequence ATGCTACCAGATAAACTCATACGCAAACTAGGTATGCGCCACTTCTCAGGAAATATGCGCAGACTTAAATCGCACAACAATCTTATAGATTTTGCATCTAATGATTACTTGGGTTTTTCAAAAATTCCTATAGTTCAAGAATCTACCTTGCCACATGGTGCCACAGGTTCTAGATTGTTATCTGGACATAGTAAAGCATTTGATACATTAGAAAAGCGTGTTGCACGTTTTCATAAATCAGAAAATGCGCTCATTTTTAATTCTGGTTATGATGCAAATCTAGGTTTGATAAGTAGTGTTGCGCAGCGTGGCGATTTAATTTTATATGATGAGTTAGTGCATGCTAGTATTAGGGATGGTATCCAGCTCTCGATGGCACGTTCCCTTAAATTTCGACATAATGATATTGATCATTTAAAAATATTACTAGATAAATTCGGCAAAGGTGAACAACAAGAGGTTTATGTAATTACTGAATCTGTTTTTTCAATGGATGGTGATCAAGCACCACTAGTAGAATTAACTCAGCTTACCGCTAGAATGAATAATGCTTATCTTATTGTTGATGAGGCACATGCTTTAGGTGTTGTAGGTCATAATGGTGAAGGTCTCGTACAGTATTTAGGATTAGAAAATCAAGTGTTTGCTAGGGTTGTGACATATGGTAAGGCGCTAGGTTGTCATGGTGCTTCCATTTTAGGTAGTAATGATTTAGTACAATACTTAATCAACTTTTGTCGCCCATTCATTTATACAACAGCATTGGCACCACATGCTCTCAGGGCTATTAATGCTGGTTATGAACATTTAGAGAACCAGCATGATCATATTAATAAATTACAAATTTTAATACAAGTATTCAATAAACTAGTGGTGCAAAATGGATTGCGATTACGCTTTCGCGAAAGCGAGACCGCCATACAAGTATGTATTATACCAGGGAACAAGAATGTAAGAAAAATGGCTGGTCAATTGCAACACAAAGGATATGATGTAAGAGCCATTTTATCACCTACTGTACCAGAAGGTCAAGAGCGATTAAGGTTATGTCTACATAGTTATAACACTATTGATGACTGTGAATTTGTTCTTCAAACCATAGCAAAATCTCTGAAAAAGAAATGA
- the bioD gene encoding dethiobiotin synthase — translation MNSYFITGISTDVGKTLVAAAVTQALKADYWKPIQSGGIEHSDRMEVQRLISNNDTVFHKERYFLETPMSPHEAAAIDGITIELEEIKRPQTENNLVIEGAGGLLVPLNDKHTIIDLIQPTDKVILVSSGYLGSINHTLLSIEVLKSRGLSCAGIIYNQVELSGTIEVIEKMTGVPTIAHLSYIDSLNVDSVVVIAGMMREKLLAL, via the coding sequence ATGAATAGTTATTTTATAACAGGAATAAGTACTGATGTAGGTAAAACGCTGGTGGCAGCCGCAGTTACTCAAGCGTTAAAAGCAGACTACTGGAAACCTATACAAAGTGGTGGAATAGAGCATTCTGACCGTATGGAAGTGCAGCGATTGATCTCAAATAATGATACTGTGTTTCATAAAGAGCGTTATTTTTTAGAAACACCTATGAGTCCACATGAAGCTGCAGCCATTGATGGGATTACGATAGAATTAGAAGAGATTAAAAGACCGCAAACTGAAAACAATCTGGTTATAGAAGGCGCTGGCGGACTGTTAGTTCCTTTAAATGATAAACACACGATTATAGATTTAATTCAGCCAACGGATAAGGTAATTCTAGTTAGTTCCGGCTATTTAGGTAGTATTAACCACACGTTGTTAAGTATAGAGGTTTTAAAATCTAGAGGTCTATCATGTGCTGGTATAATTTATAATCAGGTAGAGTTATCAGGAACTATTGAGGTGATTGAAAAAATGACTGGCGTTCCTACTATCGCTCATTTATCTTATATAGATTCATTAAATGTCGATAGTGTAGTGGTTATTGCTGGTATGATGAGAGAAAAGCTATTAGCACTATGA